The Estrella lausannensis genomic sequence GATATCGAATTCGTTACCGACATGAATCATGATGAATGACAGACACCAAAGGGTGATCAGGTCTATAACGTCTTTTCCTTTGCCACCAAGAACCTGAGAGCCTATCAGTCCCAAGATCAGCAATACGGAATAGATCAGCACTTTTTTCATAAAATCTCCTAAAACAGCGATGCACCAAGCAAAGAACCCAAAACGTAAGCTTGGAGACTTTTTGCCAGTGAGTAGCGATTTTCTTCAGATTAGTGATTAAAGGAATTATTTAAAACAAAAGCGGGAGGTTTTCTCTTTGGCGAAAGCTCCCATGAGGTAGTTTTGGGATCAACAGGAGGGATCTAGTTTGATGTGATCTGCTCTTTGTCGAAGGAGCGTGGGCCGCCGCAGTTTCGTCGTCGTTTGGTTCATGACGCCAAGACACTGCCGAACCGAAGCGATCTAGAGATTTTTCAAAATTTTAACTTCCAGATCTTCAATGGAAGGTTTGCTGCCTACCAACAGCCTTCTTGACTCTATTATTTCGCGCCCTTTGGTTTTCTCGGCAAGCAACGAGACGTTGTCGAGTTTGAGGTGTGTATACCCCTTTTTGGCGGCGTGCAGGCGGATGCGGCTTAGGTGGTAGAGGGTTTTCACTGGACGGGGCTGAGGGCCAAACCGGTCGCGCAGCTCGCTCCAAAGAGCCTCCAGCGCCTCAAAATGTTCCGCTTCCCCGATCCTTTGGTAGATCTCCATGCGCAGCGAAGAGGTGTCTACATAGCTTTCCGGGATAAACGCTTCGTAGGGCAGATCGATTTTGGTTTCGACAAGGAGCGGCACCTTTTCACCTTGCAGCGCCCTGATTGTCCTCTTGAGCAGTTTGCAGTAAAAGTGGAATCCGATGCTGGCGACATGTCCCGACTGCTCGGTTCCCAAAATATCGCCCGCTCCGCGGATTTCCAAGTCGCGCATGGCAAGTTTCATCCCCCCGCCAAAGCCCACCGATTCGGCGAGAGCCGTCAACCTTTTGCGGGTCAGTTCAGGCAACGACTGGATGCGGTTCACCAAAAAGTAGGCATAGGCACGTCTGTTCCAGCGTCCAACCCGTCCCCTTAGCTGGTAGAGTTCCGCCAGGCCAAAGCGATCCGCGCGGTCGATTAAAATGGTGTTGGCGTTCGGGATGTCGATGCCGCTTTCTATAATCGAGGTGGCCACTAAGATATCGATCTTACCGCTTTTGAAGGCGTGGAACATCGTATCGATTTCGTCCGAGTGCATCTGTCCGTGGACGGAAGCGATGCGCGCTTTAGGCAGCAGCTTCTGCAGGCGTATCTCCATATCGGGCAGGGTCTCGACACGGTTGTGGATAAAGAACGCCTGACCATCCCTGGCAAGTTCCCTCATCAGTGCCGTTTTGATCACCTGATCAGCAGGCTCCGTGATCGCCGTTTTGATCGGCAGGCGATCTTGCGGGGGAGTGTTGATGACGGACATGTCCCGGGCACCCGAAAGGGAGAGGTATAGAGTCCTTGGAATAGGAGTTGCCGAAAGGGTCAGGCAGTCGACTCCCACCTTGATACGCTTTAAGTGCTCTTTAGCCTTCACGCCGAAGCGCTGTTCTTCATCGATGATGACAAGGCCTAAGTCTTTAAAGAGGATATCGCCGCTGACGATGCGGTGGGTTCCGATCAGAATGTCGACGCTGCCGTCGAACACTCCTTCGATCGTCCTTTTTTGCTCCTTCGGAGTCTGAAATCGGGAGAGGATTCCTATGCGCACAGGGAAGTTCCTCATCCTTTCGACGAAGTTTTCGTAGTGCTGCATGGCAAGCACGGTCGTGGGAACGAGCATGGCGACTTGCTTGCCGCCGTCGACCACAGCCTTAAAGGAGGCGCGCATCGCCACTTCCGTTTTTCCGTAGCCGACATCCCCGCAGATCAGACGGTCCATCGCCTTTTTGGAACGCATGTCCTCTTTCACTCTTGCAATCGCATCCAGCTGGTCTTCGGTCTCTTCATAGGGAAACTCCTCTTCGAAGGCCTGCATGTCGGCGCTGTCTTCGTTAAAGCTGAAGCCACCCTTGAATTCCCGTTTGGCATAGAGTTCAAGCAGGTCTTTGGCATAACCGACAATGGCTTTTTCCGTCTTCTCCCTTGTCTTGGCCCACCTGGTTCCCCCAATCTCGTGCAGCTTCGGAATATCGTCCGTAGCGCCGATATATTTGGTGACAAGGTGCATCTGGTGCATCGGCACAAAAAGGCGTGAATTGTCGGCATATTCGATCAGCAGATGCTCTTTTTCGTGGCCGTGCACATCCTTTTGCTTCTCCTGGCCTAGGTATCGTCCGATGCCGTGCTGCAAGTGGACGACAAGTTCGCCCTTGGCTAGGTCGAAGAATTCGGAGGGGGTGAAGTGGTAGGTGCTGCGCATCTTCTGACGACGGATGCGGTGGCGGTGCGTGATCTCTGTCGTCGGAATCACCAAGAAAGCAGGGTCGTGAACGCCAAAACCCGAAGAGAGGTAGCCAAGGGAAACATCGGTTTCCTCAGGCAGGGAGATGGCCCCGTCGGCCAGGCGCTTGGCAAGTGTGCTTTTATCGGATTCGCTGGTGTTGAGCAAAAACAGCGCGCTCTCTTGGGGAAGCCTGCCAAGAGAGAGTAGGATTTCTTCACCCTGAAGGCCCTCGCCGACCTCTTCATCGGCCAGGAAAGCATCGATTCTCTTGAAAGGGTGGTTGAAGCGCGTCGCCTTAAAGGAACGCTGGAACATTTCGAAGGAAATCGAGTGAAGTGAGGAGTCGGCGTAATAACCGGAGCGTTTTGTCCCCGAAGCTTTCACTTCGGTTAGCTCTTCGAGCTCTCCCTTTGTCAGGAAAAGGCATGATAGCCGTTCTACGGCAGTGAAGAGCTCTTCGATGGTGGAGAAAGAGGGGGGCGGCGTTTCCAGCATCGCGGCAAGAGAGCTCAAACGGTCTTCGATGGCCAGAAGGTCGTCCAACACAACTAGTGTTTCTTTGCCCAGATAATCAAAGAGAGTGCCCTGGTATTGAACTTTTTCGAGCAGTTCCATCTCCCGGGCAGGTGTGATGGATATCTTGCTCACCTTTTCAACGGATTTTTGGCCGATGGGATCGAAACGTCTCAGGGACTCGATGTCATCGCCGAAAAATTCGATGCGGTAGGGATCAGGGTAGGAGACGGGAAATATGTCGATGATGCATCCGCGAACGGCGAACTCGCCCTTGTCGCTGGCAACAGCTTTCCTTTCGTATCCCATTTCAATCAGCTTATCGATCAAATCCTGGAAGGGATAAGTCGCCCTCTCTTCAAGCGAGATCGTCAGCTTATCGAACACAGGTTTTTGCACGATCTTTTGCAGGAGGGCCTGAGGACTTGTCAGAATGATGAGCGGTTCTTTCAAATCTTTGATTTTTTCAAGGACGGAGTAGCGGGCGCCAACGATGTCGGGGCTGGGCGGGATATTTTCGTTGGGGAGCGTCTCCCAGGCAGGAAACTCCAAAATCGGGCGAGGACTGAAAAATTCAAGATCCTGAAAAAGAGACCCCAGATCCTGGGTTTCGCCGGAAATGATCAGGAGGTGCTTTCCTGTCATCTTCTCGGCAAGATGGAGAAAAAGGGCTTTCGGTGCATTGAAAAGCCCCTCCATCAGGAGGTGTTCCTTTCTTGCGAGGGCTGAAAGAGCTTCTTTCAAACCCTCGTTTCGTAAAGCAAATTCGGTGATCTTAGAGGCAGCGTCCGTCATGCTTTCTCAAGAATACCCGCCACTTCATTCAAAGCTTCGACGATTTTAGACGCATCCTTTCCACCGCAGGTGGCAAGCTGTTCCCTGCCGCCGCCGCTGCCGCCGACAATCGGTGCGATTTTTTGGATGATATCCGAGGCTTTGATTCCCTTTTTAACAATATCATCGCTCACTTTAGCGATGAGCTGGCATTTTCCCTCGCCCGCATCCACACCGAGAACGACCACGCCGCTTCTCATTTTTTCGAGGAGCGCGTCGGCAAAGGGACGGAGGTCGGCAGAGGTTACCGGAGCTTTTTCTGCCACGAAGGCGATGCCTTTGACGGTCTCGGCTTTGGCGGCAAAATCTTTTGCGGCAAGGTCCAGCTTCTCTCTTTTCAGTTCCTTGAGCTCCTTGGAAAGGCCGGCATTCTCTTCGAGAAGGCCCAGCACTCGTGTCAGAAGTTTTTGAGGTTGCGACTTTAGCTTTTCGGCAACTGTTTCCAGAAGGTCTTCACTCTCTCTTCCAAAGTTCTCGGCAGCAGAACCGGTAACGGCTTCGATTCTGCGGATGCCGCTTGCGATACTGCTCTCTTTGCTGATGCGGAAAGCGCCTATGTTACCCGATCTCGAGGTGTGGGTGCCTCCGCAAAGTTCTTTCGAGAAATCGATATCGATGACGCGCACTTCAGCGTCATATTTGTCGCCGAAAAACTGCTTGATGTCCCCGCGTTTTTGAACAGCCTCATAGGAGAGCTCATATGATTTAACGGGGTTGTTTTCCCGGATTTTGTCGTTGACTAAGTCCTCGATTGTTCGGATCTCTTCTTTGGTAAGAGCCTTGTGATGGGTGAAGTCAAACCTCAACCGTTCATCGTCTACGACAGAGCCGGCTTGCTTGATATGCTTGCCAAGCACATTTTCAAGGGCCCAGTGGAGAAGGTGGGTCGCGGTGTGGTTGTTTTGGATTTTAACCCTTCTTCCGGCATCGACGGAGGCTGTCACCTCCATACCGATTGAGACAGTTCCCGACTGGAGTTTTCCTAAATGGCTGATGACCCCTTTGTAAGGCGCTTTGCAGTCCGTTACCTGGAAGCTTAAGCTTTCTGAGGCGATGGAACCTCTGTCACCTACCTGTCCTCCCATCTCAGCGTAGAAGGGGGTTTTATCCAGGATGATTTCTCCTTCCTCTTCTGGGGAGAGGGAGGGGACAAAGGATCCGTCTTTAAAGATGCCGATCACTTTTGCCGGGGATGTGAGCTCCTGATAGCCTGTAAATTGGGTTGGACCCTTTTCATGAAGGAACTTTTCAAAGGGGTTTTCACCCGCTATCTGCTGGTGGGTTTTCTTTTGCCCGCGTGAGCGCTCTTTGGCTTCCTCTTCGAGCTCTTCAAAGCGCAGAGAGTCGACCTGAAGATTTTGGTCCTTGGCAAGCAGCAAAATCTCATCGAACGGCAGACCATAGGTGTCTTTTAGCTTGAAGGCGTCTTCGCCGGAGATGGTTTTTGTACTCTCGGACGCTCTTTCGATGACCTCTTTTAAAATCGATCCACCGCGACGCAATGTTCTGAAGAAGGATTCTTCTTCCACCGTCAGGATTTCGGCGATGCGTCCGGCGTTGGCCTGAAGCTCGGGATAGTCCTGCCCCATCTCCTCGACCAAAGCAGGAAGCACGGAAGCTAAAAAGGGTTTTTCAAAACCGAGCATTTTTCCGTAGCGGACAGCGCGTCTTAGCACTTTCCTGAGTACATAACCTCGATCGGTATTTCCCGGCGCCACGCCATCGGCGATGGCAAATGCCAGACAGCGCATATGGTCGGAGATGACTCGGAACGCTGGCGCCAGCGTGTGGTCTTCCTCTTTGTAGCGGACCCCCGAAACCTCTTCCGTTTTTCGGATGAGCGCCCTTAAAACATCTGTTTCAAAGACGCTGTCGACGCCCTGCTTGAGGAGCGCCACCCTCTCCAAGCCAGAACCTGTATCGACGGAGGGTTTGGGCAGATTTTCAAGGGTTTTGGCGTCAAGGCGGTTGTACTGCATAAAGACTAAGTTCCAAAACTCTAAAAAGCGCTCGCCGCTCGCGTCTTCGTAGGGATTGCTCGCTGTCGAATAGCTGCTGCCTCTGTCATAGAGAAGCTCAGAGCATGGACCGCAAGGGCCGGTGTCGCCCATGGCCCAGAAGTTGTCTTTCTCCCCAAGCCTTACGATGCGTTTTTCGGGGACGTAGCGTTTCCAGATCTCGAAGGCCTCATCATCTTTTTCAAAGACGGAGGGCCAGATACGGTCTCCGTCAAACTCAAAGACCTTAAGAGCCACTTCCCAGGCAAATTTGATGGCCTCTTCCTTGAAATAGTCCCCAAAAGAGAAGTTGCCCAGCATCTCAAAAAAGGTTAAGTGGCGCCGAGTATGGCCGACGTTGTCCAGATCGTTATGTTTGCCGCCCACGCGGATGCATTTTTGGCTGGAGCAGGCCCTGACATAGCTGCGCTTGCTTTTTCCCAAAAAAACATCTTTAAATTGATTCATCCCGGCGTTTGTGAAGAGGAGTGTGGGGTCATCATGAGGCAGCACGGGGGAAGAGGGGACGATGGTGTGCCCGTTTGTTTGGAAATAGGTGAGATAATTTTTTCTGATGACAGCAGATTTCATAATCGTGATTTTCCTTGAAAAGAACCTTAAGTGAAAGACTAGTGCTCCAGAAAGCCCAAAAGGAGAGGGTGCTTACTGAATGTGTCTTAAAAATTTGGCTTTAGCAAAGCCAAAATCCGAAACAGTGAGACACTTTCGCTATAACGCCTGTTTTCCGGGTATTTTAGCTGATGGAGCAATTATACCGAAACAACTTGAAATTTTCCATTGGGATAGCGTGCTCCGGTAAACAGGGATCGATTTTCCGCTCTTAATAGATTTTTTTGGAAGGTTTTTCCTGAAAATGTATTTGGCTGACTCTCTTTTTTAATTTATAGATGCTCAATGAGATAGCCTCGACCCTCATCAAAGGGGGATCGATCATGTCCAGAACTTGCATGCACCTTGCGGGGTGGGTGAAAGATAATGCCTCGGCTACTTCGGCGAGCAATGGGAATTTCAACGAGTCGGGCAGCGTTGCCGCGGCCTCGATTGCCCGCTCGGCACTCTCTATCCCTTTCATGGGATCTTTTAAAATATAGACTTTAGTAATCAAAATTTCAAATTTAGCGCGCCATTGTCTTTGAATCGTCTTGGCCAAGGCTTCTGCCTCGATGATTAGCGCTTTTCCCTTTACCTGATCGATTAACCGGCTAAGCTTGATAAACGCTCTTGCTTTTTGGAAATCGCTGAGAAAAGTTTGGGCTGCAGCGACCGTTCTCTCAAGAATGTCACCACCTTCCTTTTTCCCCAAAAGTGCAGCTGTTTTTGCAATATTGATAACCAAGGTATCGGTGATAAGTTTCTTGTGTTCAAACACAAGGTCAAGGGAGGATTGCAAACACGTTTGGGCAATTGCAGGGTGCAATGACGCAACCTCCATTGCCATGTCGACCAATCCCACGATTTTGGCGCCCGGCAGGCATTGGTTGGTTGCTTTCACCGCTTGTTTGAGGAGAGCTACGCTTTTGTCAGGTTCTTGCTCAGCGGCGATCACTGCTATCATAGTCAGAAGCCTGGTGCGGGTCTGGTTGCTTTTGAGAGCGGTGATTTCATTCTGGAAGCTGAAAGCAAGCTCTATTGCGTCTTTTGGGAAAAGACTTGCCAACTTTTTGACGAGCGGCAAAAGAGCCATGAGGTGGCCGGCGCTTCTTTTTTTCTCTCTGAGCACGGTAAAGACATGAGTCTTAAGCATCAGGGCTGCCTCGGGATAAAATGGAAGGCAGGGGATAATCAGGGACGTTTTTGCGTGCAGGCTGCGGATGGAGTCGTCTGTAGTCTGACAAGCCATCAGCCCTTGCTGCACCATGACGCATCTTCTTTCTGTTGTGAGGCCCTCGTGCGAGGAGAGCAGCCAAGCAAGGGCGCTGACTTTTTCGACGGAATTTTCCATTTGTAGTGCCACGCGTTCAGCAGAGAGGCGATCTATCTGGGCAAGGGCTTTGATACATTTCAGCTCTACCGCCAAGTTGCTGCACTCAGTGGGGTCACGAGGCTCTGCATGTTTTGATGTTTTGCGATCCAAATAGCAGGAATTGAGTTTTTTATAAAATGAGGTGAGGTTCTTTAGGGCGGTGTTTTCCTTAAATATCTGGTGGAAGGTTGTACAGGTTAGCATCAGGCTTTGGCTGTTGCATATGACTTGAAAAAAAATCAGTGTGAGAAGTTCTTTCGGGAGCTCTGTCAAAGGGGGGGGAGATAAAGCAGCGACCGAAGTGGAAACAGGATGACGGCTGACTGAGAAAGGTGACATAAAAATCTAATCTTCAAGCATTAAAGCGATTTATACTAAAAGCGTCTGCCAATGTGGAATTTCAGCACATCTGGAGACGCTTTCTTTAAGAGACGGTTAACGGATCGGCCTCTTGTGGATTTGGGGATGAATATCAGCTCTCGCATCTCGACCCCTAAAAAAGGATCTAAAAGCCGGCAAAACAACCTCAAAAATCGAAAAAAACCGAATCCATTAACAGTCTCCAGGGGAACTTTCTACAGGGTTTTTACGATGAATGGGGCGATTATAGCATTTTTTAATATCAAACGTCTTTAAACAAAAAATAATATATCGATAAATAATTGATTAAGTCGTTGTTTAATAGTATTTTAAGTTTGGTTTCGCTCCCTTTCGATCACAGGAGCAAGATATCG encodes the following:
- the alaS gene encoding alanine--tRNA ligase; the encoded protein is MKSAVIRKNYLTYFQTNGHTIVPSSPVLPHDDPTLLFTNAGMNQFKDVFLGKSKRSYVRACSSQKCIRVGGKHNDLDNVGHTRRHLTFFEMLGNFSFGDYFKEEAIKFAWEVALKVFEFDGDRIWPSVFEKDDEAFEIWKRYVPEKRIVRLGEKDNFWAMGDTGPCGPCSELLYDRGSSYSTASNPYEDASGERFLEFWNLVFMQYNRLDAKTLENLPKPSVDTGSGLERVALLKQGVDSVFETDVLRALIRKTEEVSGVRYKEEDHTLAPAFRVISDHMRCLAFAIADGVAPGNTDRGYVLRKVLRRAVRYGKMLGFEKPFLASVLPALVEEMGQDYPELQANAGRIAEILTVEEESFFRTLRRGGSILKEVIERASESTKTISGEDAFKLKDTYGLPFDEILLLAKDQNLQVDSLRFEELEEEAKERSRGQKKTHQQIAGENPFEKFLHEKGPTQFTGYQELTSPAKVIGIFKDGSFVPSLSPEEEGEIILDKTPFYAEMGGQVGDRGSIASESLSFQVTDCKAPYKGVISHLGKLQSGTVSIGMEVTASVDAGRRVKIQNNHTATHLLHWALENVLGKHIKQAGSVVDDERLRFDFTHHKALTKEEIRTIEDLVNDKIRENNPVKSYELSYEAVQKRGDIKQFFGDKYDAEVRVIDIDFSKELCGGTHTSRSGNIGAFRISKESSIASGIRRIEAVTGSAAENFGRESEDLLETVAEKLKSQPQKLLTRVLGLLEENAGLSKELKELKREKLDLAAKDFAAKAETVKGIAFVAEKAPVTSADLRPFADALLEKMRSGVVVLGVDAGEGKCQLIAKVSDDIVKKGIKASDIIQKIAPIVGGSGGGREQLATCGGKDASKIVEALNEVAGILEKA
- the mfd gene encoding transcription-repair coupling factor, giving the protein MTDAASKITEFALRNEGLKEALSALARKEHLLMEGLFNAPKALFLHLAEKMTGKHLLIISGETQDLGSLFQDLEFFSPRPILEFPAWETLPNENIPPSPDIVGARYSVLEKIKDLKEPLIILTSPQALLQKIVQKPVFDKLTISLEERATYPFQDLIDKLIEMGYERKAVASDKGEFAVRGCIIDIFPVSYPDPYRIEFFGDDIESLRRFDPIGQKSVEKVSKISITPAREMELLEKVQYQGTLFDYLGKETLVVLDDLLAIEDRLSSLAAMLETPPPSFSTIEELFTAVERLSCLFLTKGELEELTEVKASGTKRSGYYADSSLHSISFEMFQRSFKATRFNHPFKRIDAFLADEEVGEGLQGEEILLSLGRLPQESALFLLNTSESDKSTLAKRLADGAISLPEETDVSLGYLSSGFGVHDPAFLVIPTTEITHRHRIRRQKMRSTYHFTPSEFFDLAKGELVVHLQHGIGRYLGQEKQKDVHGHEKEHLLIEYADNSRLFVPMHQMHLVTKYIGATDDIPKLHEIGGTRWAKTREKTEKAIVGYAKDLLELYAKREFKGGFSFNEDSADMQAFEEEFPYEETEDQLDAIARVKEDMRSKKAMDRLICGDVGYGKTEVAMRASFKAVVDGGKQVAMLVPTTVLAMQHYENFVERMRNFPVRIGILSRFQTPKEQKRTIEGVFDGSVDILIGTHRIVSGDILFKDLGLVIIDEEQRFGVKAKEHLKRIKVGVDCLTLSATPIPRTLYLSLSGARDMSVINTPPQDRLPIKTAITEPADQVIKTALMRELARDGQAFFIHNRVETLPDMEIRLQKLLPKARIASVHGQMHSDEIDTMFHAFKSGKIDILVATSIIESGIDIPNANTILIDRADRFGLAELYQLRGRVGRWNRRAYAYFLVNRIQSLPELTRKRLTALAESVGFGGGMKLAMRDLEIRGAGDILGTEQSGHVASIGFHFYCKLLKRTIRALQGEKVPLLVETKIDLPYEAFIPESYVDTSSLRMEIYQRIGEAEHFEALEALWSELRDRFGPQPRPVKTLYHLSRIRLHAAKKGYTHLKLDNVSLLAEKTKGREIIESRRLLVGSKPSIEDLEVKILKNL